Proteins co-encoded in one Pseudophryne corroboree isolate aPseCor3 chromosome 1, aPseCor3.hap2, whole genome shotgun sequence genomic window:
- the LRRTM1 gene encoding leucine-rich repeat transmembrane neuronal protein 1 translates to MTCILFKYDVEVRDDFNGHSQENLEPCLLMDFLLIGLCLNWMLRKPPGIILCALGIFVKMLPLVSSGCPRVCRCEGRFLYCESQNVTELPHNLSGLMGLSLRYNSIAELQDGQFTGLIQLTWLYLDHNHIDTVEGNAFQKLRRVKELTLSSNKITQLANHTFRPMPNLRSLDLSNNDLQSLAPDLFHGLRKLTSLQMRYNAIKFVPVRIFQDCRSLEFLDLGYNQLKSLARNSFAGLFKLAELHLEHNDLVKVNLAHFPRLLSLHSLFMRKNKVTLVVNSLDWVWKLTKMDLSGNDIEYMEPHVFESVPHLESLQLDSNRLTYIDPRILNSWKSLTSITLAGNSWDCGRNVCALASWLSGFKGRFDGNMLCTTPEYAQGEDVLDAVYAFHLCEDPTDPTSANAISTALNNSDKNAHHGPTMTTTIYDVQDTEGEKTTENLVATIPSEHPENTVQIHKVVTGTMALIFSFLIVVLMLYVSWKCFPASLRQLRQCFVTQRRKQKQKQTMHQMATMSAQEYYVDYKPNHIEGALVIINEYGSCSCHQPPARECEV, encoded by the coding sequence ATGACATGTATTTTATTCAAATATGATGTAGAAGTCAGGGACGATTTCAATGGACATTCTCAAGAAAATTTGGAACCGTGTTTGCTAATGGATTTCCTTCTTATTGGCCTCTGTTTAAACTGGATGCTGAGAAAGCCCCCTGGGATAATACTGTGTGCGCTGGGCATATTTGTTAAAATGCTTCCCCTCGTGAGCAGCGGCTGTCCGAGAGTGTGCCGTTGCGAGGGCAGGTTTTTGTACTGCGAGTCACAGAATGTCACGGAGCTGCCTCACAACCTGTCGGGCCTGATGGGCTTGTCCCTGCGGTACAACAGCATCGCCGAGCTGCAGGACGGACAGTTCACGGGGTTAATTCAGCTCACGTGGCTCTATCTGGATCACAACCACATAGACACGGTGGAGGGGAATGCCTTTCAGAAACTGCGCAGAGTCAAAGAGCTGACACTCAGTTCCAACAAAATCACACAACTGGCCAACCACACTTTCCGACCCATGCCAAACCTGCGCAGCTTGGACCTATCGAACAATGACCTACAGTCCCTGGCCCCGGATTTGTTCCACGGGCTGCGCAAGCTGACGAGTTTACAGATGCGCTACAATGCCATCAAGTTTGTGCCAGTCAGGATCTTCCAGGACTGTCGCAGCCTGGAGTTTTTGGACTTGGGATACAATCAGTTGAAGAGCCTGGCTCGTAACTCTTTCGCCGGCCTGTTCAAGCTCGCCGAGCTCCACCTGGAGCACAATGACTTGGTCAAGGTGAATTTAGCTCATTTTCCCAGGCTCCTCTCGTTGCACTCCCTCTTCATGAGGAAGAACAAAGTCACCCTCGTGGTTAACTCTTTGGACTGGGTGTGGAAACTAACCAAAATGGACCTCTCCGGTAACGATATCGAGTACATGGAGCCCCATGTTTTTGAAAGCGTACCTCACCTGGAATCTCTGCAGCTGGATTCCAACCGCCTAACCTACATTGACCCCAGAATCCTCAACTCCTGGAAATCTCTTACCAGCATCACCCTGGCCGGCAACAGCTGGGACTGCGGGCGCAACGTCTGCGCCTTGGCCTCCTGGCTGAGCGGCTTCAAAGGGCGCTTCGATGGCAATATGTTGTGCACCACACCAGAGTATGCCCAAGGAGAGGATGTTCTAGATGCTGTCTATGCCTTCCACTTATGTGAGGACCCCACAGACCCGACTAGCGCTAATGCCATTTCCACAGCGCTCAACAACAGCGACAAAAACGCCCACCATGGCCCCACCATGACCACCACCATCTATGATGTGCAGGATACAGAAGGGGAAAAAACAACGGAGAACCTAGTGGCCACCATTCCCAGTGAGCACCCTGAGAATACCGTCCAGATACATAAGGTAGTCACGGGGACCATGGCATTAATTTTCTCCTTCCTAATAGTGGTTTTGATGTTGTACGTTTCTTGGAAATGTTTCCCAGCTAGCCTCAGACAGCTGAGACAGTGCTTTGTGACACAACGTCGGAAGCAAAAGCAGAAACAGACAATGCATCAAATGGCAACAATGTCTGCCCAGGAATACTATGTTGATTACAAACCCAACCACATCGAAGGGGCCCTGGTGATCATTAACGAATATGGCTCTTGTTCATGTCACCAACCACCTGCCAGGGAATGTGAGGTGTGA